From Daucus carota subsp. sativus chromosome 6, DH1 v3.0, whole genome shotgun sequence, the proteins below share one genomic window:
- the LOC108224775 gene encoding homeobox-leucine zipper protein HAT22 produces MKSKGGVGSIRELGGGREVFDDHDQDEDGMGGRKKLKLDRFQSRILEDSFKDHTTLNLKQKQALARRLNLKPRQVEVWYQNRRARNKLKQTEMECEMLKKCYETLKDENRRLEKEVQHLTAIQGKGMMQVPPANLTICPFCERITGSVSRFMTP; encoded by the exons ATGAAGAGTAAAGGTGGTGTAGGTAGCATTCGAGAATTGGGAGGCGGAAGAGAAGTATTTGATGATCATGATCAAGATGAAGATGGAATGGGTGGAAGAAAGAAACTTAAGCTTGATCGGTTTCAGTCTCGAATATTAGAAGATAGTTTCAAGGATCACACCACTCTGAATCTT AAGCAAAAGCAAGCATTGGCTAGACGCCTTAATTTGAAACCGCGACAAGTGGAAGTATGGTATCAGAACAGGAGAGCCAG AAACAAGCTGAAGCAAACGGAGATGGAGTGTGAAATGTTGAAGAAATGTTACGAAACATTAAAGGATGAAAACAGAAGGCTGGAAAAGGAAGTGCAACATTTAACAGCAATTCAAGGGAAGGGGATGATGCAAGTGCCCCCAGCAAACCTCACTATATGCCCTTTCTGTGAGAGGATTACCGGTTCTGTTTCTCGTTTCATGACACCCTAA
- the LOC108227812 gene encoding branched-chain-amino-acid aminotransferase 2, chloroplastic-like, whose amino-acid sequence MIKRSAGLLTQHSALRSSIFKTRATRFATQAAAALNSCEPSTFSGDEYADVDWNNLGFGLMPSDYMYTMKCSDYENFQQGKLSRYGNIEMSPSAGVLNYGQGLFEGTKAYRRENGGLFLFRPEQNAMRMQIGAERMCMPAPSVEQFVDAVKQTALANRRWIPPPGKGSLYIRPLLMGSGPILGLGPAPEYTFLIYASPVGNYFKEGTAPLNLYVEDEFFRSSHGGVGGVKSITNYAPVLKAQGRARSRGFSDVLYLNSVDKRNLEEASSCNIFIVKDGVISTPKPNGSILKGITRKSIIDIARDLGYKVEERSIPVDDLMNADEVFCSGTAVGVAPVSSITYQNKSVCYKMDAELVCRRLNSTLTGIHQGSVEDKWGWVVEID is encoded by the exons ATGATCAAGAGAAGTGCTGGTTTATTAACCCAACATTCAGCCCTCCGTTCTTCGATTTTTAAG ACACGAGCTACACGCTTTGCAACTCAGGCCGCTGCTGCTTTGAATTCATGTGAACCTTCAACTTTCAG TGGCGATGAATATGCTGATGTTGATTGGAATAATCTTGGTTTCGGACTCATGCCGTCAGACTATATGTACACCATGAAATGCTCAGACTATGAAAATTTCCAACAGGGGAAACTTAGTCGATATGGAAACATCGAGATGAGCCCTTCTGCTGGTGTCCTAAATTATGGACAG GGATTGTTTGAAGGCACGAAAGCTTATAGGAGAGAAAACGGAGGCCTGTTCCTGTTCCGTCCAGAGCAAAATGCAATGAGGATGCAGATCGGTGCAGAGAGAATGTGCATGCCAGCGCCTTCAGTCGAGCAATTTGTAGATGCTGTAAAACAAACTGCCCTTGCCAATCGACGCTGG ATTCCTCCTCCAGGAAAAGGGTCCCTATATATCAGGCCTCTGCTTATGGGGAGTGGTCCAATACTAGGATTAGGTCCAGCACCTGAATACACTTTCCTTATTTATGCTTCTCCTGTTGGCAACTACTTTAAG GAGGGTACTGCACCATTGAATCTTTATGTTGAAGACGAATTTTTTCGTTCCTCCCATGGGGGAGTCGGAGGTGTCAAAAGCATTACAAATTATGCTCCG GTTTTGAAAGCTCAGGGCAGAGCAAGAAGCAGAGGTTTCTCTGATGTGTTGTATCTCAATTCAGTTGATAAGAGAAATCTAGAGGAGGCTAGTTCTTGTAACATCTTTATCGTCAAG GATGGTGTTATTTCCACCCCTAAACCGAATGGATCCATTCTGAAAGGAATTACACGGAAAAGCATCATTGATATAGCTCGTGATCTTGGCTACAAG GTTGAGGAGCGATCCATTCCAGTCGACGATTTGATGAATGCTGACGAAGTTTTTTGCTCTGGAACGGCTGTTGGTGTCGCTCCAGTCAGTAGCATAACGTACCAGAACAAAAG TGTATGCTACAAGATGGATGCCGAGCTTGTGTGTCGAAGATTGAACTCGACTTTGACAGGAATTCATCAAGGTTCTGTTGAAGACAAGTGGGGCTGGGTTGTAGAAATTGATTGA
- the LOC108224776 gene encoding uncharacterized protein LOC108224776 isoform X2, translating into MGTTTKGCNVTPLSTWHFNGNHGHDFNSQITSTGFDRTPISSIGPNNAPGHVLETQERGFVSKTTMTIISPLESSLYDNPQCWQLVVDLSSLDVYLII; encoded by the exons ATGGGAACCACAACCAAAG GTTGCAACGTAACTCCGCTGTCTACTTGGCACTTTAATGGGAATCATGGTCATGATTTCAACTCACAGATAACAAGCACAG GTTTTGACCGTACCCCTATTAGTAGCATTGGTCCAAACAATGCTCCTGGCCATGTGTTGGAGACACAAGAAAGAG GCTTTGTCTCTAAGACGACTATGACAATTATATCTCCTCTGGAGAGCAGCCTATATGATAACCCTCAATGCTGGCAATTAGTGGTGGACCTTTCTTCGCTTGATGTATACTTAATAATATGA
- the LOC108224776 gene encoding plant cysteine oxidase 2-like isoform X1 yields MFVFLDPWIIVAELARLCLVTAYKVLWVFHWLCFEGFFSSVRWGFSREFANGALSAEARLAKVKVDADFIAPCDTSILYPTDGGNMHCFTVVTQCAVLDVLGPPYNDAEGRHCAYYIEHPLDHISDYRAQRHQTIYKHQTT; encoded by the exons ATGTTCGTCTTTCTCGACCCCTGGATAATTGTAGCAGAGTTGGCACGCCTTTGTTTAGTCACAGCTTACAAG GTTTTGTGGGTTTTTCATTGGTTGTGTTTCGAAGGTTTTTTTAGTTCTGTTAGGTGGGGTTTCTCTCGAGAATTTG CAAATGGAGCTCTTTCTGCTGAGGCAAGGTTGGCCAAGGTTAAGGTGGATGCCGATTTTATTGCTCCGTGCGATACTTCGATCCTTTATCCCACCGACGGAGGTAATATGCACTGCTTTACAGTTGTAACACAATGTGCAGTGCTAGATGTACTTGGACCACCATACAATGATGCCGAAGGGAGACACTGTGCCTACTATATAGAGCACCCACTTGACCATATTTCAG ATTACAGAGCTCAGCGGCATCAGACAATATATAAACACCAGACAACATAA